From Nitrospiraceae bacterium, the proteins below share one genomic window:
- the recR gene encoding recombination protein RecR, giving the protein MLETTPTKHTRANGQPQGLVARLSRELVRLPGIGQKTAQRLAFHLMKTEKEEALRLADAIRDVKEGVSFCTQCRNIAEGPLCEICLDPKRDTTIILVVEEPSTLYAIEQSRAFRGLYHVLYGALSPLDGIGPADIRTHDLENRVQNGAFKEVIVATNPTIEGEATAIYLTKRLKPLGVKVSRIAYGIPVGMDIEYADEVTLLKSIEGRRDLG; this is encoded by the coding sequence ATGCTGGAAACCACTCCAACCAAACACACCAGAGCCAATGGCCAACCTCAAGGGCTGGTCGCTCGTCTCAGCCGGGAACTCGTACGATTGCCCGGCATTGGGCAAAAAACGGCTCAACGATTGGCCTTTCATCTCATGAAGACGGAAAAAGAAGAGGCGCTACGACTGGCCGATGCTATTCGTGATGTAAAAGAAGGAGTCTCCTTCTGTACCCAATGCCGAAATATTGCCGAAGGCCCGCTCTGCGAGATTTGCCTGGACCCGAAACGAGACACCACGATCATCCTCGTGGTGGAAGAGCCCAGCACCCTGTATGCGATCGAACAAAGCCGGGCCTTTCGAGGCCTCTATCATGTGCTCTATGGGGCGCTCTCTCCACTGGACGGCATCGGGCCGGCAGATATCCGCACCCATGACCTGGAAAACCGGGTCCAGAATGGAGCATTCAAGGAGGTCATCGTGGCCACCAACCCCACAATTGAAGGAGAGGCCACCGCCATTTACCTGACCAAGCGATTAAAACCCCTGGGGGTCAAGGTTTCCCGTATCGCCTATGGGATTCCGGTCGGGATGGATATCGAATATGCCGATGAGGTCACCCTGCTCAAATCCATCGAAGGCCGCCGCGATCTCGGGTAG
- a CDS encoding YbaB/EbfC family nucleoid-associated protein, with protein MSKNPFSNMGNLLKQAQAMQEKMGKIQEEAATKTVEASAGGGMVTVQANGAMQLTKLTIDPEVLKSGDHDMLQDLIVAASNEALRKAKELMAEEMKSLTGGMGIPGMF; from the coding sequence ATGTCTAAAAATCCATTCTCCAATATGGGCAATCTTTTAAAGCAAGCCCAGGCCATGCAGGAAAAAATGGGAAAGATTCAAGAGGAGGCTGCCACGAAAACAGTCGAGGCTTCAGCCGGAGGAGGGATGGTGACCGTGCAAGCCAACGGAGCCATGCAATTAACCAAACTGACCATCGATCCGGAAGTCTTGAAATCCGGTGACCATGACATGCTGCAAGACTTAATCGTCGCCGCATCCAATGAAGCCTTGCGAAAGGCGAAAGAGCTGATGGCCGAAGAAATGAAATCCCTCACCGGAGGGATGGGCATTCCCGGCATGTTCTAA
- the dnaX gene encoding DNA polymerase III subunit gamma/tau, whose protein sequence is MEFQVSARKYRPTSFQEVLGQSHVVQTLTNAIDRKRVAHAYVFSGMRGVGKTTVARILAKSLNCERGPTSQPCGTCPSCVEITRGNSVDVIEIDGASNTGVDDVRELRENVKFAPFHGTYRVYIIDEVHMLSNSAFNALLKTLEEPPSHSVFIFATTEVHKIPATILSRCQHFTFRRISRLEIITQLRHVATQTGVTVEDRSLSALARASEGSMRDALSLLDQAVSFGGERIQHGDLEMLIGSVPDELVRLMIDAIIGHQAAQTMSLVGQLVDQGFDVRVYCRELLERCRNLLVACVVPSRSQVQTLLELGDEEVDHTIAQAQQLSEPYLQAIFSIFSRTEDSLRGSSHPRFLIEAAVVRAAMLDPMTVTSATTEQKASAPPQASALQAKVLPQAVSTPPPTQPAKVQAPVDKPVTPASQTRPRPGGGATTMFPSSTPPGAEKPVPRRALSANSEPPAASPQTSAQPTSGPPVTLNWELVVERMINDHPNIGSFLEKGSVVTMTADSVVLGYSKKDSIARWRTDKPENRVLIGQICEEFAGRPIKVQVIEFQEGQVYPPSTGELRAKKKLEQDQDLIENVKAHPLVKQALELFGGTVVSAERTPQNEEVR, encoded by the coding sequence ATGGAATTTCAAGTTTCCGCACGGAAATACCGCCCGACTAGTTTTCAGGAAGTCCTAGGGCAGTCCCATGTCGTGCAAACACTCACCAATGCAATCGACCGCAAAAGGGTCGCCCATGCCTATGTCTTCTCCGGCATGCGAGGAGTCGGTAAAACCACTGTCGCGCGCATCCTGGCCAAATCCCTTAACTGTGAGCGGGGTCCCACCAGCCAACCCTGTGGAACCTGCCCAAGTTGCGTCGAAATTACCCGAGGCAACTCGGTGGATGTCATCGAGATTGACGGCGCGTCGAATACTGGTGTGGACGATGTCCGCGAACTGCGCGAAAACGTCAAATTCGCGCCGTTTCATGGCACATACCGGGTCTACATCATCGACGAAGTCCACATGCTGTCCAACTCGGCCTTTAACGCCCTGCTTAAAACGCTTGAGGAACCCCCGAGCCACTCCGTCTTTATTTTTGCGACAACTGAAGTTCATAAAATTCCTGCCACCATACTTTCACGCTGTCAGCACTTCACCTTTCGACGCATTTCCCGCTTGGAAATCATCACGCAACTACGCCACGTCGCGACCCAAACGGGAGTGACTGTGGAGGATCGAAGCTTATCGGCACTGGCTCGAGCCAGTGAAGGCAGTATGCGAGACGCGTTGAGCCTCCTGGATCAGGCCGTCTCCTTCGGTGGAGAACGCATCCAACATGGCGATTTGGAAATGTTGATTGGGTCCGTGCCCGACGAACTCGTCCGGCTCATGATTGATGCCATCATTGGGCACCAGGCCGCCCAAACAATGTCTCTCGTGGGACAGTTGGTCGATCAGGGTTTTGATGTCCGGGTGTATTGCCGGGAACTGTTGGAGCGATGTCGCAATCTACTGGTGGCTTGCGTGGTACCATCACGCTCACAAGTGCAAACCCTTCTTGAATTAGGAGACGAGGAGGTTGATCATACCATCGCGCAAGCTCAACAACTCTCCGAGCCCTATTTACAGGCCATTTTCTCCATTTTCTCCAGAACAGAGGACAGTCTTCGAGGAAGCTCCCATCCACGGTTTCTCATTGAAGCCGCCGTGGTGCGAGCAGCGATGCTTGATCCTATGACAGTCACCTCCGCCACGACTGAACAGAAGGCCAGCGCACCCCCTCAAGCATCTGCTTTACAGGCAAAAGTATTGCCACAGGCTGTCTCGACTCCGCCTCCCACACAACCTGCTAAAGTCCAAGCGCCTGTGGATAAACCGGTGACTCCTGCAAGCCAGACCCGTCCCAGGCCCGGTGGCGGCGCCACAACAATGTTTCCTTCCTCAACCCCACCAGGTGCGGAAAAGCCGGTACCGAGAAGGGCCTTATCTGCCAACAGCGAACCCCCGGCGGCCTCTCCCCAAACGTCTGCCCAGCCAACGTCTGGCCCACCCGTAACGTTAAACTGGGAGCTCGTCGTTGAACGCATGATTAATGACCATCCCAATATCGGGAGTTTCCTGGAGAAGGGGAGTGTCGTAACCATGACGGCAGACTCCGTCGTCCTGGGATATTCCAAAAAAGATTCGATTGCTCGCTGGAGAACGGACAAACCCGAAAATCGCGTGCTGATCGGTCAAATATGTGAGGAATTCGCCGGCCGGCCGATAAAAGTCCAAGTCATTGAATTTCAAGAGGGCCAGGTTTACCCGCCGTCAACCGGAGAATTACGAGCAAAAAAAAAACTTGAGCAGGACCAGGATCTCATTGAAAACGTGAAGGCCCACCCTTTGGTGAAACAAGCATTGGAACTATTTGGGGGCACAGTCGTATCGGCAGAAAGAACCCCGCAAAATGAGGAGGTACGTTAA